A single window of Balaenoptera ricei isolate mBalRic1 chromosome 15, mBalRic1.hap2, whole genome shotgun sequence DNA harbors:
- the DNASE1 gene encoding deoxyribonuclease-1 isoform X1 produces the protein MRGARLMGVLFALAGLLQQALSLRIAAFNIRTFGETKMSNATLSNYIVQILSRYDIALVQEVRDNHLMAVGRLLDKLNQDDPNTYHYVVSEPLGRNSYKERYLFLFRPDQVSVLDSYQYDDGCEPCGNDSFSREPAVVKFSSPFTQIKEFAIVSLHAAPSDAVAEIDSLYDVYLDVWQKWDLENIMLMGDFNAGCSYVTPSQWSSIRLHKSPHFQWLIPDTADTTVTSTHCAYDRIVVAGPLLQGAVVPNSAAPFDFQAAYGLSDQTALAISDHYPVEVTLKRA, from the exons ATGAGGGGTGCCAGGCTGATGGGGGTGCTGTTCGCCCTGGCTGGCCTGCTGCAGCAGGCCCTGTCCCTGAGAATAGCAGCCTTCAACATCCGGACTTTTGGGGAGACCAAGATGTCCAATGCTACCCTCTCCAACTACATTGTGCAG ATCCTGAGTCGCTATGATATCGCCCTCGTCCAGGAGGTCAGAGACAACCACCTGATGGCCGTAGGGAGGCTGCTGGACAAACTCAACCA GGATGACCCAAACACCTATCACTATGTGGTCAGTGAGCCGCTGGGACGCAACAGCTATAAGGAGCGCTACCTGTTCCTGTTCAG ACCCGACCAGGTTTCCGTGCTGGACAGCTACCAGTACGATGATGGCTGTGAGCCCTGTGGGAATGACAGCTTCAGCCGAGAGCCAGCTGTGGTCAagttctcctcccccttcacac AGATCAAGGAGTTTGCCATTGTTTCCCTGCATGCGGCCCCATCGGATGCGGTGGCTGAGATCGACTCTCTCTATGATGTCTACCTGGATGTCTGGCAGAAGTGGGACTTGGAG AACATCATGTTGATGGGTGATTTCAACGCTGGCTGTAGCTACGTGACCCCCTCGCAATGGTCATCCATCCGCCTGCACAAGAGCCCCCACTTCCAGTGGCTGATTCCTGACACTGCCGACACCACCGTTACATCCACGCACTGTGCCTATGACAG GATCGTGGTTGCAGGACCTCTGCTCCAAGGTGCTGTGGTTCCCAACTCAGCCGCTCCCTTTGACTTCCAAGCTGCATACGGACTGAGTGACCAGACC GCCCTAGCCATCAGCGACCATTACCCAGTGGAGGTGACACTGAAGAGAGCCTGA
- the DNASE1 gene encoding deoxyribonuclease-1 isoform X2: MLPSPTTLCRDDPNTYHYVVSEPLGRNSYKERYLFLFRPDQVSVLDSYQYDDGCEPCGNDSFSREPAVVKFSSPFTQIKEFAIVSLHAAPSDAVAEIDSLYDVYLDVWQKWDLENIMLMGDFNAGCSYVTPSQWSSIRLHKSPHFQWLIPDTADTTVTSTHCAYDRIVVAGPLLQGAVVPNSAAPFDFQAAYGLSDQTALAISDHYPVEVTLKRA; the protein is encoded by the exons ATGCTACCCTCTCCAACTACATTGTGCAG GGATGACCCAAACACCTATCACTATGTGGTCAGTGAGCCGCTGGGACGCAACAGCTATAAGGAGCGCTACCTGTTCCTGTTCAG ACCCGACCAGGTTTCCGTGCTGGACAGCTACCAGTACGATGATGGCTGTGAGCCCTGTGGGAATGACAGCTTCAGCCGAGAGCCAGCTGTGGTCAagttctcctcccccttcacac AGATCAAGGAGTTTGCCATTGTTTCCCTGCATGCGGCCCCATCGGATGCGGTGGCTGAGATCGACTCTCTCTATGATGTCTACCTGGATGTCTGGCAGAAGTGGGACTTGGAG AACATCATGTTGATGGGTGATTTCAACGCTGGCTGTAGCTACGTGACCCCCTCGCAATGGTCATCCATCCGCCTGCACAAGAGCCCCCACTTCCAGTGGCTGATTCCTGACACTGCCGACACCACCGTTACATCCACGCACTGTGCCTATGACAG GATCGTGGTTGCAGGACCTCTGCTCCAAGGTGCTGTGGTTCCCAACTCAGCCGCTCCCTTTGACTTCCAAGCTGCATACGGACTGAGTGACCAGACC GCCCTAGCCATCAGCGACCATTACCCAGTGGAGGTGACACTGAAGAGAGCCTGA